A window of Synechococcus sp. MEDNS5 contains these coding sequences:
- the pds gene encoding 15-cis-phytoene desaturase, whose protein sequence is MRVAIAGAGLAGLSCAKYLADAGHTPVVVEARDVLGGKVAAWKDEDGDWYETGLHIFFGAYPNILQLFKELDIEDRLQWKSHSMIFNQPEEPGTYSRFDFPDLPAPINGVAAILGNNDMLTWPEKISFGLGLVPAMLRGQGYVEECDQYSWTEWLKIHNIPERVNDEVFMAMSKALNFIDPDEISSTVVLTALNRFLQEKNGSQMAFLDGAPPERLCEPMVDHIRSLGGEVHLDSPLREIKLNEDGSVAAFYIGGVKGNEGFDLTADAYVSALPVDPFKLLLPEPWKQMDIFQKLEGLRGVPVINLHLWFDRKLTDIDHLLFSRSPLLSVYADMSITCKEYEDPDRSMLELVFAPAKDWIGRSDEDIIEATMGELHKLFPMHFDGENPAQLRKYKVVKTPLSVYKTTPGCQKMRPDQTTPIKNFFLAGDYTMQRYLASMEGAVLSGKLCAGAVDCKKDQLGGTYEKMQTASVR, encoded by the coding sequence ATGCGCGTCGCTATTGCGGGGGCCGGCCTGGCGGGACTGTCCTGTGCCAAATACCTCGCTGATGCAGGTCACACGCCTGTTGTGGTGGAAGCCCGCGACGTGCTGGGCGGCAAGGTGGCAGCTTGGAAAGACGAAGATGGGGATTGGTACGAAACCGGCCTGCATATCTTTTTCGGGGCCTACCCCAACATTCTCCAGCTGTTTAAGGAGCTTGATATCGAGGACAGGCTCCAGTGGAAAAGCCACTCGATGATCTTTAACCAGCCGGAAGAGCCTGGTACCTACAGCCGTTTTGATTTCCCAGACCTGCCGGCTCCGATCAACGGTGTTGCAGCGATTCTTGGCAACAACGACATGCTCACCTGGCCTGAGAAGATTAGTTTCGGCCTGGGCTTGGTCCCGGCGATGCTGAGGGGACAGGGGTATGTGGAGGAATGTGATCAGTACTCATGGACGGAATGGCTGAAAATCCATAACATCCCCGAGCGTGTGAATGATGAAGTGTTCATGGCCATGAGTAAGGCTTTGAACTTCATCGACCCCGATGAAATCTCTTCCACGGTGGTGCTCACAGCTCTGAATCGTTTCCTGCAGGAGAAAAACGGTTCACAGATGGCCTTTCTGGATGGCGCACCTCCTGAGCGCCTTTGTGAGCCGATGGTCGATCACATCCGTTCCTTGGGGGGAGAAGTTCATCTCGATAGCCCACTACGGGAAATTAAATTGAACGAGGATGGTTCTGTGGCCGCTTTTTACATCGGCGGTGTGAAAGGAAACGAGGGTTTTGATCTCACAGCTGACGCCTATGTCAGCGCCTTGCCAGTCGACCCATTCAAGCTGCTGCTTCCCGAGCCCTGGAAGCAGATGGACATTTTTCAAAAGCTTGAAGGCCTGCGAGGGGTGCCCGTGATCAATTTGCATCTCTGGTTCGACCGTAAACTCACCGATATCGACCACCTACTGTTCAGCCGCTCTCCACTCCTGAGTGTGTATGCCGACATGAGCATCACGTGCAAGGAGTATGAGGATCCTGATCGCTCGATGCTCGAGTTGGTGTTTGCTCCGGCCAAGGATTGGATCGGTCGTAGTGATGAGGACATCATCGAGGCCACGATGGGTGAGCTTCATAAGCTCTTCCCAATGCATTTCGATGGAGAGAACCCTGCGCAACTGCGTAAATACAAAGTTGTGAAGACTCCCCTGTCGGTCTACAAAACAACACCTGGCTGTCAGAAGATGCGGCCAGATCAAACCACTCCGATCAAGAATTTCTTCCTTGCCGGTGACTACACCATGCAGCGTTATCTGGCATCGATGGAAGGTGCTGTGTTGAGTGGCAAACTCTGCGCTGGTGCGGTGGATTGTAAGAAAGATCAATTGGGTGGGACATACGAGAAAATGCAAACGGCTTCCGTGAGATAG
- a CDS encoding NAD(P)H-quinone oxidoreductase subunit M, with amino-acid sequence MAETLLKSTTRHIRLFTARVENGDLVPDPDQLTLDLDPDNEFLWTESTVTTIQTRFRDLVQSYAGQPLNDYNLRRIGTELEGSIRELLQAGNLSYNPDCRVMNYSMGLPRTPELL; translated from the coding sequence ATGGCCGAGACCCTGCTCAAGAGCACCACGCGCCACATCCGCCTCTTCACGGCTCGGGTTGAAAACGGTGATCTGGTCCCTGATCCAGACCAGCTCACGCTGGATCTTGACCCTGACAACGAATTCCTCTGGACTGAGAGCACAGTGACCACGATCCAAACGCGCTTCCGCGACCTAGTTCAGAGCTATGCAGGCCAACCCCTCAACGACTACAACCTGAGGCGCATCGGCACAGAGCTGGAAGGAAGCATCCGCGAGCTCCTTCAAGCTGGAAATCTCAGTTACAACCCTGACTGCAGAGTGATGAACTACTCCATGGGCTTGCCAAGAACCCCCGAACTGCTGTGA
- a CDS encoding DUF3172 domain-containing protein, which translates to MSRSPYDRPRGGNDRRSDDRRRAPDPRLDERRDGRGYGGPPPGPPANGGMRLNSATAAILAGVLVIGIGIGSAVTSTTQGDQGNIASSQQLDMAVPDPEFCRQWGASAFVMDIEMYTTLNPSSSFVTQPTLQPGCVIRRENWAVLRKEGAITSSQERECKQRMNTFAYIGSVRDKPVVRCVYQTDISQNKFLTRGVADDTVGITPEADQF; encoded by the coding sequence GTGAGCCGCTCCCCCTACGACCGCCCCCGCGGCGGCAACGACCGTCGCTCCGATGACCGCCGTCGGGCTCCAGATCCCCGACTGGATGAGCGACGCGATGGCCGAGGCTACGGAGGCCCTCCGCCTGGCCCACCGGCCAATGGAGGGATGCGCTTGAACAGCGCAACGGCCGCGATCCTGGCTGGTGTGCTCGTGATTGGAATCGGCATCGGCAGCGCTGTGACCAGCACCACCCAGGGAGACCAAGGCAATATCGCCAGTTCTCAACAGCTCGACATGGCCGTGCCGGATCCTGAGTTTTGCCGGCAATGGGGCGCCAGCGCCTTCGTGATGGACATTGAGATGTACACCACACTCAACCCTTCCAGCAGCTTCGTCACCCAACCCACGCTTCAGCCTGGCTGCGTGATCCGCCGGGAAAACTGGGCTGTGCTGAGAAAGGAAGGTGCCATCACCTCCTCCCAAGAGCGTGAATGCAAGCAGAGGATGAATACCTTTGCCTACATCGGGTCCGTTCGTGACAAACCCGTGGTGCGCTGCGTCTACCAAACCGACATCAGCCAGAACAAGTTTCTGACCCGTGGCGTGGCCGACGACACCGTGGGCATCACCCCTGAAGCTGATCAATTCTGA
- a CDS encoding LysR family transcriptional regulator: protein MADLPFTLDQLRILRAIVSEGSFKKAADSLYVTQPAVSLQIQNLEKQLEVSLFDRGGRKAQLTEAGHLLLSYCDRILSQCHEACRALDDLHDLKGGSLLVGASQTTGTYLMPRMIGLFRQKFPYVSVQLHVHSTRRTGWSVANGQIDLAIIGGELPAELNELLQVVPYASDELALVLPIKHPLSRLVELSKDDLYRLGFVSLDAQSTTRKMVDQLLARSGLDVQRLRIEMELNSFEAIKNAVQAGLGAAFLPVVSIERELTANTLHRPAVVDLQVRRQLKLITNPSRYCSRAAEAFRRDVLPVFASADSPLRQARGSASPLEAGDDPLPNKDQN, encoded by the coding sequence ATGGCCGATCTGCCCTTCACTCTGGATCAGCTGCGCATTCTGCGGGCCATCGTCAGCGAGGGAAGCTTCAAGAAGGCTGCTGACAGCCTTTACGTCACCCAGCCGGCTGTGAGCCTCCAGATCCAGAATCTCGAGAAACAGCTCGAGGTGTCGCTGTTCGACCGAGGTGGACGCAAGGCTCAGCTCACCGAAGCGGGCCATCTTCTCCTCAGTTACTGCGATCGGATCCTCAGCCAGTGCCACGAGGCCTGCCGCGCGCTGGACGATCTTCATGACCTCAAAGGTGGCTCGCTGCTCGTGGGCGCTAGCCAGACCACCGGTACTTATCTGATGCCGCGGATGATCGGACTGTTCCGGCAAAAATTTCCCTACGTGTCGGTGCAGCTGCACGTGCACAGCACCCGGCGGACGGGATGGAGCGTGGCCAATGGTCAAATCGATCTGGCGATCATCGGCGGGGAGCTCCCCGCTGAACTCAACGAACTCCTGCAGGTTGTGCCTTACGCCAGCGATGAGCTGGCCCTTGTTCTGCCCATCAAACATCCCCTGTCTCGCCTGGTGGAGCTCAGCAAGGACGATCTTTACCGCCTTGGGTTCGTGAGCCTGGATGCCCAGTCCACAACGCGCAAGATGGTGGATCAGCTATTGGCCCGGTCCGGTCTCGATGTGCAGCGGCTGCGCATCGAGATGGAGCTCAATTCCTTTGAGGCCATCAAGAATGCTGTTCAGGCCGGCCTCGGAGCAGCGTTTCTTCCCGTGGTGTCGATTGAGCGGGAGCTGACGGCGAACACATTGCACCGACCGGCTGTGGTGGATCTGCAGGTTCGCCGGCAGTTGAAGCTGATCACCAATCCGTCGCGTTATTGCTCACGGGCTGCGGAAGCGTTTCGCAGGGATGTTCTGCCGGTCTTTGCGAGTGCCGACAGCCCCCTGCGCCAAGCCAGAGGAAGTGCGTCGCCTTTGGAGGCAGGGGACGACCCCCTGCCGAACAAAGATCAGAATTGA
- a CDS encoding NnrU family protein translates to MVLLLLVFAIIHSGGAALRSRAEVRIGARAWRLIFAALSIPSAVVVIGYFLAHRYDGIRLWNLQGVPGMVPAVWIMTAISFLFLYPATYNLLEIPAVLKPQVRLYATGIIRISRHPQAVGQILWCLSHALWIGSSFMLVTCAGLIGHHLFAVWHGDRRQKARFGDAFETLRSETSVVPFAAVLDGRQQLIWEELFRPAQLGITIAVGVFWWAHRYIPAGGMAFLHSRLGELLN, encoded by the coding sequence ATGGTTCTGCTGCTCTTGGTCTTCGCCATCATTCACAGCGGCGGTGCGGCCCTGCGCAGTCGAGCAGAGGTCAGGATCGGAGCTCGAGCCTGGCGGTTGATCTTTGCCGCTCTGAGTATTCCATCCGCGGTTGTAGTGATCGGCTACTTTCTCGCCCACCGCTACGACGGCATCCGTCTGTGGAATCTCCAGGGGGTGCCTGGAATGGTCCCCGCCGTGTGGATCATGACGGCTATCAGCTTTTTGTTCCTCTACCCAGCCACCTACAACCTGCTGGAAATTCCCGCCGTCCTGAAACCGCAGGTGCGTCTCTACGCCACTGGAATCATCCGCATCAGTCGACACCCCCAAGCTGTTGGACAAATTCTCTGGTGCCTCAGCCACGCCCTCTGGATCGGCAGCAGTTTCATGCTGGTGACCTGTGCAGGTCTGATCGGACATCATCTCTTTGCCGTCTGGCACGGCGACCGTCGCCAGAAGGCTCGGTTCGGGGATGCATTCGAAACACTGCGCTCTGAAACCTCGGTCGTTCCATTCGCGGCGGTTCTCGATGGTCGGCAACAACTGATCTGGGAAGAACTCTTCAGACCAGCTCAGCTGGGGATCACCATTGCCGTGGGAGTGTTCTGGTGGGCGCATCGCTACATCCCAGCCGGAGGGATGGCCTTCCTGCATTCCCGTCTCGGAGAGCTGCTCAACTGA
- a CDS encoding NAD(P)H-quinone oxidoreductase subunit 5 yields MPSAADSAWMIPVLPLIGALITGLGLISFNRTINRLRKPVALLLISCVGAAAVISYAVLFEQLGGAPPVEHLFIWASAGDFSLPMGYVVDPLAAVMLALVTTVALLVMIYSHGYMAHDKSYVRFFTYLAIFSSSMLGLVVSPNLLEIYVFWELVGMSSYLLVGFWYDRDGAAHAAQKAFVVNRVGDFGLLLGILGLFWATGSFGFEGIADGLSAAVSSGVVPGWAALALCLLVFMGPMAKSAQFPLHVWLPDAMEGPTPISALIHAATMVAAGVFLVARLEPLYSQFPSVGLFIAVIGTLTCFLGASIALTQMDLKKGLAYSTVSQLGYMMLAMGCGAPVAGMFHLVTHAFFKAMLFLGSGSVIHAMEDVVGHEPVLAQDMRLMGGLRKKMPITAITFLIGCVAISGIPPLAGFWSKDEILGQAFQTFPLLWVVGFLTAGMTAFYMFRLYFLTFEGQFRGDDETLQARLMEAAGKSVDAEHPHHAGTLHESPWSMTTPLMVLAVPSILIGLLGTPWNSRFAALLNPEEAVDMAEHFSWGEFLPLAGASVAISAAGITVAVLAYALQRIDLGNLVAARFPSVNAFLANKWYLDAINEKLFVRGSRKIAREVLEVDAKVVDGVVNLTGLLTLGSGEGLKYFETGRAQFYALIVFGGVIALVVLFGVLGGPIA; encoded by the coding sequence ATGCCCTCGGCTGCCGACTCCGCCTGGATGATTCCGGTGCTGCCCCTGATCGGGGCTTTGATCACCGGTCTTGGCCTGATCAGCTTCAACCGCACCATCAATCGACTGCGCAAACCGGTTGCACTGCTGCTGATCAGCTGCGTTGGTGCTGCGGCAGTGATCAGTTATGCCGTTCTCTTCGAGCAGTTGGGAGGGGCTCCGCCCGTTGAGCACCTGTTTATCTGGGCCAGTGCCGGTGATTTCAGCCTGCCGATGGGCTACGTGGTGGATCCTCTTGCCGCTGTGATGCTGGCTCTGGTCACCACCGTGGCTCTGCTGGTGATGATCTACTCCCATGGCTACATGGCGCACGACAAAAGCTATGTGCGCTTTTTCACCTACCTGGCCATCTTCAGCAGCTCGATGCTGGGCCTGGTGGTGAGCCCCAACCTGCTTGAGATTTACGTGTTCTGGGAGCTGGTGGGCATGTCCTCCTACCTGCTGGTTGGTTTCTGGTACGACCGTGATGGCGCGGCCCATGCTGCGCAGAAAGCCTTTGTAGTGAACCGGGTGGGCGACTTCGGCCTTCTCCTGGGCATCCTCGGCTTGTTCTGGGCGACAGGTAGCTTCGGATTCGAAGGCATCGCCGATGGATTATCGGCGGCAGTCAGCAGTGGCGTCGTTCCTGGCTGGGCCGCTCTGGCCCTCTGTCTGTTGGTCTTCATGGGACCGATGGCGAAATCAGCCCAGTTCCCTCTGCATGTGTGGTTGCCTGACGCCATGGAAGGCCCCACGCCAATCTCGGCATTGATTCATGCCGCCACGATGGTGGCTGCCGGTGTGTTCTTGGTTGCCCGACTCGAACCGCTTTACAGCCAATTCCCCAGTGTCGGTTTGTTCATCGCTGTGATCGGAACGCTGACCTGTTTCCTGGGTGCCTCGATTGCCCTGACTCAGATGGATCTGAAAAAAGGTCTGGCTTACAGCACCGTCTCCCAGCTGGGTTACATGATGCTGGCCATGGGTTGCGGTGCACCGGTGGCCGGGATGTTTCACCTGGTCACCCACGCATTCTTCAAGGCCATGCTCTTTTTGGGATCAGGCTCAGTGATCCACGCCATGGAGGATGTGGTGGGGCATGAACCAGTTCTGGCCCAGGACATGCGCCTGATGGGAGGTCTACGCAAAAAAATGCCCATCACGGCCATCACCTTCCTGATCGGCTGCGTAGCCATCAGCGGAATTCCTCCCTTGGCTGGTTTCTGGAGTAAAGACGAAATCCTCGGTCAGGCGTTTCAGACCTTCCCCCTGCTTTGGGTCGTGGGCTTCCTCACCGCAGGCATGACGGCTTTTTACATGTTCCGCCTTTACTTCCTCACATTCGAAGGGCAATTTCGCGGAGACGATGAAACCCTGCAGGCTCGTCTGATGGAAGCCGCAGGCAAATCCGTGGATGCTGAACACCCCCACCATGCAGGGACCCTGCATGAGTCGCCATGGTCGATGACAACGCCGCTCATGGTGCTGGCAGTCCCCTCCATCCTGATTGGCTTGCTGGGCACTCCCTGGAACAGCAGGTTTGCTGCCTTGCTCAACCCGGAGGAAGCTGTAGACATGGCCGAACATTTCAGCTGGGGCGAATTCCTGCCCCTTGCCGGCGCCTCCGTCGCCATCTCGGCTGCTGGAATCACAGTTGCTGTATTGGCCTATGCACTGCAACGGATCGATCTTGGAAATCTGGTGGCGGCCCGCTTCCCAAGCGTGAATGCCTTCCTCGCCAACAAGTGGTACCTCGATGCCATCAACGAGAAGCTTTTTGTACGGGGTAGCCGAAAAATTGCCCGTGAAGTTCTCGAGGTGGATGCCAAGGTCGTGGACGGCGTTGTGAATCTCACAGGCCTGCTAACGCTGGGCAGTGGCGAAGGCCTCAAGTACTTCGAAACGGGCCGGGCTCAGTTCTATGCCCTGATCGTGTTCGGAGGTGTGATCGCCCTGGTGGTCTTGTTCGGTGTGCTGGGTGGACCGATCGCCTGA
- a CDS encoding NAD(P)H-quinone oxidoreductase subunit 4, with protein MLDFAVSAPFDPAADIAAGIIPAQFPWLSLSILFPIVGSLIVPFIPDQGDGRQVRWFALGIALTTFLITVAAYLNGYDPSFSGLQLSERVSWLPNLGLTWAVGADGLSMPLILLTSFITTLAVLAAWPVTFKPKLFFFLILAMDGGQIAVFAVQDMLLFFLAWELELLPVYLLLAIWGGKKRQYAATKFILYTAGSSLFILLAALAMGFMGGGTPSFEYSVLAQKGFSTSFQLLCYAGLLIAFGVKLPIVPLHTWLPDAHGEATAPVHMLLAGILLKMGGYALMRFNAEMLPEAHAQFAPLLVVLGVVNIIYAALTSFAQRNLKRKIAYSSISHMGFVLIGIGSFSALGTSGAMLQMISHGLIGASLFFLVGATYDRTHTLQLDEMGGVGQKMRIMFALWTVCSLASLALPGMSGFVSELMIFTGFATDEAYTLTFRIVIDGLAAIGVILTPIYLLSMLREIFFGKENVQLASNTNLVDAEPREVYIIGCLLVPIIGIGLYPRLMTDSYRTAIEALVDRDVAAMEAISRPTAPLIRNPSLAPALLQAPKLP; from the coding sequence TTGCTGGACTTTGCCGTCAGTGCCCCGTTTGACCCGGCAGCTGATATCGCTGCGGGCATCATCCCCGCCCAGTTCCCCTGGCTGAGCCTCTCAATTCTTTTCCCGATCGTTGGCTCGCTGATCGTTCCCTTCATCCCTGATCAGGGTGATGGGCGTCAGGTGCGTTGGTTCGCCCTCGGAATCGCCCTGACGACGTTTCTGATCACGGTCGCTGCCTACCTCAACGGCTACGACCCCAGCTTCAGTGGCCTTCAGCTTTCGGAGCGGGTGAGCTGGCTTCCGAATCTCGGTCTGACCTGGGCCGTTGGGGCCGATGGCCTGTCCATGCCCCTCATTCTTCTCACCAGCTTCATCACAACCCTGGCTGTGCTGGCCGCATGGCCGGTGACTTTCAAGCCAAAGCTGTTCTTTTTTCTGATACTGGCCATGGACGGAGGGCAGATCGCTGTCTTCGCAGTTCAAGACATGCTGCTGTTCTTTCTGGCGTGGGAACTCGAGCTGCTGCCGGTGTATCTGCTGCTGGCGATCTGGGGTGGAAAGAAGCGCCAATACGCGGCGACCAAATTCATCCTTTACACCGCAGGAAGTTCTCTGTTCATCCTTTTGGCGGCTCTCGCGATGGGCTTCATGGGTGGAGGGACTCCCAGCTTTGAATATTCCGTGCTGGCCCAGAAGGGATTCAGCACAAGTTTTCAGCTTCTCTGTTACGCGGGACTGTTAATCGCTTTCGGCGTCAAGCTACCGATTGTGCCTCTGCACACCTGGCTTCCAGACGCCCATGGTGAAGCCACAGCTCCGGTTCACATGTTGCTGGCAGGGATCCTGCTGAAAATGGGGGGCTACGCCTTGATGCGTTTCAACGCCGAAATGCTTCCGGAAGCCCATGCACAGTTCGCACCGCTGCTGGTGGTCCTCGGGGTGGTCAACATCATTTACGCAGCGCTCACATCTTTCGCCCAGCGAAATCTCAAACGCAAGATTGCTTACAGCTCAATCAGTCACATGGGATTTGTGTTGATCGGCATCGGCAGCTTCAGCGCACTTGGTACCAGCGGGGCCATGCTTCAAATGATCAGCCACGGACTGATCGGCGCCAGCCTGTTCTTTCTTGTGGGCGCCACCTATGACCGCACCCACACCCTGCAGCTCGATGAGATGGGCGGTGTTGGGCAGAAGATGCGCATCATGTTTGCGCTTTGGACCGTTTGCTCCCTTGCGTCTCTGGCTCTTCCCGGGATGAGTGGATTTGTGAGCGAACTGATGATCTTCACCGGATTCGCCACCGATGAGGCTTACACCCTCACGTTCCGGATCGTGATCGACGGTCTGGCGGCAATTGGTGTGATCCTGACGCCGATCTACCTGTTGTCGATGTTGCGGGAGATCTTCTTCGGCAAGGAAAACGTGCAGCTGGCCTCCAACACCAATCTGGTGGATGCAGAGCCTCGTGAGGTTTACATCATCGGCTGCTTGCTTGTGCCGATTATCGGCATCGGTCTTTACCCACGCTTGATGACCGACAGTTACCGCACGGCGATCGAGGCACTCGTGGATCGTGATGTTGCAGCAATGGAAGCCATCAGCCGACCCACCGCGCCGCTGATCAGAAATCCCTCCCTCGCTCCCGCTTTGCTGCAGGCCCCCAAACTTCCTTAG
- a CDS encoding segregation/condensation protein A, which produces MADAALNPNADSGARLAIRLLQDAAQRGDLDPWDVDVIAVVDGFLDQLKQRIEVPRRMEAEIASRGGSYERDLADSSEAFLAASVLVSLKAEVLEAQTFPPEPVIEEAFDADFGDQGWLDPSFDLPRRPEKHLLRRPVAPPPLRRPVTLGELIEQLESIAEQLESDELEMRRRQRQKRFSNREAIAQVAALAHREKLPETTAALGLFLNNWEQALQWVNFETLVERWGDAAAPDLDKDRVGVFWALLFLSSQGQVELEQFGVLHGPIQLRRLLAPGTMAQLPLTSIDVPDVVPAKAAIAA; this is translated from the coding sequence GTGGCAGATGCCGCGCTGAATCCAAATGCTGATTCCGGCGCCAGGCTTGCCATTCGTCTGCTCCAGGATGCTGCGCAACGCGGCGATTTGGACCCCTGGGATGTGGATGTGATCGCGGTGGTTGATGGATTCCTCGACCAGCTCAAGCAGAGGATCGAGGTTCCCAGACGCATGGAGGCGGAGATCGCCAGTAGGGGAGGCAGCTATGAACGTGATCTGGCCGACAGCAGCGAAGCCTTTCTGGCCGCTTCTGTGCTGGTGAGCCTCAAGGCTGAAGTACTGGAAGCCCAGACCTTCCCACCTGAACCAGTGATTGAAGAGGCTTTCGATGCTGATTTTGGAGATCAGGGCTGGCTGGATCCGAGCTTCGACCTCCCCAGACGGCCTGAAAAACATCTCCTGCGCCGCCCCGTAGCGCCTCCACCCCTACGCCGTCCGGTCACCCTGGGAGAGCTGATTGAACAGCTGGAGTCGATTGCTGAGCAGCTCGAGTCGGATGAGCTGGAGATGCGTCGACGACAACGACAGAAACGATTCTCCAATCGCGAAGCGATTGCTCAGGTGGCAGCTCTGGCCCATCGCGAGAAGCTTCCGGAAACCACCGCCGCACTAGGCCTGTTCCTGAACAACTGGGAACAGGCTCTGCAGTGGGTCAACTTCGAAACCCTCGTGGAGCGATGGGGCGACGCCGCGGCACCGGATCTCGACAAAGATCGTGTTGGTGTGTTCTGGGCCCTGCTGTTCCTATCGTCACAGGGCCAAGTCGAGTTAGAGCAATTCGGGGTTCTGCATGGTCCTATTCAGCTCAGACGGCTTCTGGCACCTGGAACCATGGCACAACTGCCCTTGACCAGCATCGACGTGCCAGATGTCGTGCCGGCCAAAGCAGCGATAGCCGCCTAA
- a CDS encoding NDP-sugar synthase, translating to MKAMILAAGRGTRVQPITHVIPKPMIPILQKPVMEFLLELLKEHGFKEVMVNVSHLAEEIENYFRDGQRFGVEIAYSFEGRIEDGELIGDALGSAGGLKKIQDFQRFFDDTFVVLCGDALIDLDLTEAVRRHREKGAMASLITKRVPKDQVSSYGVVVSDDEGQIKAFQEKPKIEEALSDTINTGIYLFEPEIFDHIPSGQSFDIGSDLFPKLVEIGAPFYALPMDFEWVDIGKVPDYWQAIRSVLQGEVRQVGIPGKQVRPGVFAGLNVAANWDRINVQGPVYVGGMTRIEDGATLIGPSMIGPSCHICEGATIDNSIIFDYSRIGAGVQLVEKLVFGRYCVGRNGDHFDLQEAALDWLITDARRQDLVEPSPQQKAMAELLGTDLTAPAS from the coding sequence ATGAAGGCGATGATCCTGGCCGCAGGCAGAGGAACAAGGGTTCAGCCGATCACCCACGTGATCCCCAAACCCATGATTCCGATCCTGCAGAAGCCGGTGATGGAATTCCTGCTCGAACTTCTTAAAGAGCATGGCTTCAAAGAAGTGATGGTGAATGTGTCTCACCTCGCTGAAGAAATCGAGAACTATTTCCGGGATGGGCAGCGCTTCGGCGTTGAAATTGCTTATAGCTTCGAAGGAAGAATCGAAGATGGAGAGTTAATCGGTGATGCCCTCGGCTCAGCAGGCGGTCTGAAAAAAATCCAGGATTTTCAGAGATTTTTCGACGACACCTTTGTGGTGCTCTGCGGCGATGCCCTCATCGATCTTGATCTCACTGAGGCCGTGCGCCGCCACCGTGAGAAAGGAGCGATGGCCAGCTTGATCACCAAAAGAGTCCCGAAAGACCAGGTGAGCAGCTATGGCGTCGTGGTCAGTGATGACGAAGGTCAGATCAAAGCTTTCCAGGAAAAACCGAAGATTGAGGAGGCCCTCAGCGACACGATCAACACCGGGATTTACCTGTTCGAGCCCGAGATCTTCGATCACATTCCATCAGGTCAATCGTTTGATATCGGTTCTGATCTCTTCCCCAAGCTGGTTGAAATTGGGGCCCCCTTCTATGCCTTGCCCATGGACTTCGAATGGGTCGATATTGGGAAGGTCCCCGATTACTGGCAGGCCATCCGCAGCGTGCTTCAGGGCGAAGTGCGTCAGGTGGGCATCCCCGGCAAACAGGTGCGTCCGGGAGTCTTTGCTGGTCTCAACGTCGCAGCCAACTGGGATCGGATCAATGTGCAGGGCCCGGTTTATGTGGGCGGAATGACCCGGATCGAAGACGGAGCCACCTTGATCGGTCCGTCCATGATTGGTCCCAGCTGCCATATCTGCGAAGGTGCCACGATCGACAATTCCATCATTTTTGACTACTCGAGAATTGGTGCCGGCGTGCAGCTGGTGGAGAAACTCGTGTTCGGTCGTTACTGCGTCGGCCGCAACGGTGATCATTTCGACCTTCAGGAAGCTGCGCTCGACTGGCTGATCACGGATGCCCGTCGCCAAGACCTCGTGGAGCCCTCCCCCCAGCAAAAGGCCATGGCCGAACTGCTCGGCACCGATCTCACAGCACCGGCAAGCTGA